The genomic segment CTCGGCTATCTTGGCTACTTTAAGTACAGGAATTATAGAGGTATAAAGACTACCAGGAGCAAAGAGAAGCAGATCAGCATCGGCAATATTTGCCAGCACCTCTTCATAAACCATTGGGCTCCCGCTAAAATCAACGGCAACAGAATCAACAGGGTAACCTCTATTACTGGTGCTCATCTTAAATTCACCAGAAATTTCTACTCCATTTGTATAGAGGGCATGTAGTTGAGACGGAGTTGAAGTGCAGGGCAAAACAGCACCGCTACCTACCCCTATCATCTGCCCCACCTCCTCCAGAGCATCCTTAATGGCACCATGAATATGCTTTGAATTCTCCAAGAAAAAGAGATCCATCTCCACGTCCAGGCGACGATAAATAGCAGCAACAAGGAGCAGGTTGCCAAGGCAGTGAAATCTTTTTCTCACAGCAGCCAGACGATCATCTGTTAAGAGATGCTGATATAACCCCCGCAAATACCCCCCCAGAACGGGGGGAAACTGAGCAAAATTGAGCTCTTCCATCAACTCATCTGAATGAACTGAAAGGGCCAGACGATAATTAAAAACACGACTCAACCCAGCGGTCAGTGACTGACTTTCAACAGTGGAGAGTTGATAAAGGGCCTGTAGCTCTTTTAGTTGAACGGAAGAGAGCAGGACGTGGCGAATATCTCCCAGGGCAATCAGAGGAAGATCTTTAAGTAACTCTCCTGTAGACCCGCCATCATCGGTGACACAGACAACAGACTTCGTCCGGGGGAAAATCTCCTTAAGCCCCGTAAAGGAATCCTGCTGCCAGACAGGGAGACGACTACTGCCACCAACAATATTGGCAAGACCGGAGCCACCACCAAAAATTACAACCTTAGCATCCTTTACATCTATAGAGGCAAGCTCATCGTAAAGACGAGAAAGCTCTCGTGCCGTCTCAGTTTTAAGAGAAGGAGACACCCCCTCCATCATCAGATGCACAAGTTTTTCCTGTATATTTTCCTGCCCCAGGATATCTAAAGGTGAACGTTGTAAGTTATCTTGAACATTAGAAAAAAAACTCTGTGTCATAGAATATTCCAGTCATATGAGGGCAATTTATCCAGGGAACATTGTGGGCGTCACGACAGGAACCGTCACTGACACCCCAATAAAATAAAGCCTATGCCTGCTCCAGCTCCAGCAAATGCGCCTCAACCCGTTTTAGATCTTCTGGGGTGTCAACTTCAATAGAGTCGTGCTCTGTCACCGTCACTCGAATCCTGTATCCATATTCAAGGGCTCGAAGTTGTTCCAGTTTTTCAAATTTTTCCCACTCTCCCTCCGGTAAAGCCACATAGGACAATAAAAAACCTTTACGATAGGCATAAAAGCCAAGATGCTTATAATAGGTTGGAATACCATCCTCCTCGGGATTTCTCTGAAAGGGAATGGGCGAACGAGAGAAATAGAGGGCATTGCCATTTTTATCAAAAACTGTCTTTACATGATTGGGATCATTGATCTCTTCTGGACGAATAATCTTATAGATAAGTGTCGACATGGGAAGAGAGGGATCCTCTATAAGAGGGGCTGTCACCTGCTCTATAACGGCCTGGTCAAAAAGAGGTTGATCACCCTGAATATTCACCACCACATCATGTTCAGAAATACCGATCTTCTCAGCGGCCTCTGCCAGCCGATCTGAGCCGGAAACATGATCTGAACGAGTCATTACATACTCTGCGCCAAAGGAGGACACACAGTCAGCAATACGTTGGTCATCGGTTGCACCCCAACCCGAGAAACAATATCCACCTGCTGAGCGCGCTCCACAACATGTTGGATCATTGGTTTCCCTGCTATAAGGGCCAGAGGTTTACCACGAAAACGATTTGACTCATAACGGGCAGGGATAATCGCAATAACTTTTGTTTTATTATCTTGCATATAATTCACTATAATATATTGATAATGCGGTTGTTTATGGAGGCACTGCCCATAATGAGGACAGATACCCATGCACAAGAAAATCTTTCTTTTCCAGATGATTTACACTAACATGTAAAATCTTAGCTATTTTTTTATTTTTACTTCAAATACGCAGGTCAAGCAAATCCAATGTTACATAATATAACACTTTCTCTTGTACCAGAAATAATCACAGATAATATACTCATAAAAGCAAAAGAAATCGCCCAGTTTCTTAATATTCCCTTAAGCGACAGAAGAGAAGAGTATCCCCAGGCCCTTATTTGGGACAGAGATGGTCTCAGTCTCTGCAGTATATCTGCAAAGGATGGTTCTCATGCTAAATTACTCTATATCGATTTTATGGGTGGTAAAAATGGCTATCGGCATGCAAACGACTGCACCACAAGGCAACCAATTGCCAAGGCTGTTGGCATCAAGCCCGGTTTTCGCCCCACTGTTTTTGATGCAACTGCGGGGATGGGAGGAGATGGTTTTGTTCTTGCCTGCCTCGGTTGCAGGGTCACCCTCTGCGAGAGATCGCCCATAATGTATACCCTCTTGCAAGACGGTATTGAGCGGGCCAGACAGGATAGTGTTATGAATAAGATCATGGCAAACCTTGATCTTATTCATAACAACAGCAAGCAGTTCCTAGAAAACCATGGAACGAATTACCACACCATCTATATGGATCCCATGTACCCCCATAAAAAAAAATCGGCTCTTAATAAAAAAGAGATGCGGGTTATACGTGATCTTGTCGGTGATGATAATGACAGTGATAATCTACTGGAGACGGCGCTCACTGTTGCTGGGAACCGAGTGGTAGTCAAGCGTCCCAAAGGAGCGCCCTACATAGAAGAGAGAAAACCACACCATGAAATAACCATGAAAAACAGCAGATTTGATGTCTACTTAACCTCCTACTTATGATATTTTTCGCCGGCCTTTATGGTGTAGGCCCTATAGAGCTGCTCGACTAAGAGAAGACGAACCATATCGTGGGTAAAGGTCATTTTAGAAAAGGAGAGGCGCAGATCAGCCCTGGCAAGGAGACTGGGAGAAAGCCCTAAGGGACCACCGATAAGGTAGCAGACACTTCTGGTCCCAGTATTTTCCCAATTAATCACCTGCTCAGCAAGTCCCTCGGAACTGAGATTCTTGCCCTGAACATCAAGGGCAACCACAAAGGCGTTGGCAGGAACATTCGCCAGCAACAGCTCCCCCTCCTGCTCTGTGCTGAGCAAAGCACCTTTTTTACCCTTGCCCTTAAGATAGCGAAGTTCCACTTTAGTATAATGCTGCAAACGCTTCAAATATTCCTCTACGCCTTCGGCAATAAAAGAGTCCTTTATCTTACCGAGTAAGAGTATTTCGTGTTTCATAATTTTATTGTGATCTGAGAAAATAAGGCTATAAAAAAGCTAGATAGACAGTAGCTAGTTGGAAACAGAGGCAAGGTACTGGCGCAGCAGACCTGAAAAATCCGCATAGGAGTACTCTTTGTTAAGACCTGGACAAGACTCAGCGATGGTTATAAAATTTGCCTCATCGACAAGAATAGCTGGGTGCAAAGGCCATTGACGACATCTCCAAGGACGTCCCTCATGCACCTCACAGCCCTCTGAGCTAAAAAAAATACAGTGTCCATCAACTGTTTTCATTTGTACCTCACCAGCAGTCACACGCAGAAAACGTTCAAACATCTCTGAGCGTGATATACCAAGGGCACTCTGCATCCTTTCCTGGTCATCCTTATCAAGGGATACCGTAGACTCCCCCTGACAACAAAAGCCACATCTGGCGCATGCAAATATTTCTTCTCGCAAAGCTACTCACCCCACTATTTGATTTTTACTGAAGAACTCTTCATTAAACAGCAGGCTATCCTACACTAAAAATCAAGCATACCCAAGATTTTCATTAAAGGTGGTAATATCTATGCCATAGTAGGCGGCGGCAGCCTTCCATTTTTCTCCGTCTGGCAAATCAAATATCACCTGTTCATCACCCGGCACAACAAGCCAGCTATTATCCCGTAACTCCAACTCCAACTGCCCGGATTCCCAGCCGACATAACCGACCAAGAAGAGATAATTGCGGGAACTGTTCTCCCCTACAACCAATTCGAGTAACTCTTTTTCTCGACTGAGGGAAATATTATCGGTGATATCTATGTGATTACCCTCATAGGGATGGGATCGATAGAGAACAAAGGCAGCATCGAGGGAAACAGGTCCGCCAATATAAACGGAGGGAAGCTCTGCCCTGGAAACCTCCATACCCATTTCCCGCAAAACCTGGGCAAAGCTGAGATTACAATCTGGTTTATTTATAACAAGGCCCAAGGCCCCATTGCTGTTATGAGAACAGACATAGACCACCTGTCCCGCAAAACGAGAATCGGGCATCTGTAGAGTCGAAACAAGAAAATAGCCGGCAAGACTATTGGTGCTTTTGATAGTATTTCTCATAATAACCTGTAGGTGAATTTACTAAAACTTTTGGGTCATACTATCAAATTTCTCTTGGCATGGTCAAGCGGTAGCGTGCAATCACTGCCAAACATGGAGGGCAGAAGAAGAGGCATGTGAAAAATATTAAACAACTATTTCGGAACCTTCGGCGGAGCAAGATTATCGGGGGCATCGGCAGGAAGAAGAGATGTGCCATACTTCTCAACCTGATAGTATTCATGTAATTTTGCATATTTAAGAAATGCATAATGCGCCATAATAACAGAACCAATAAATCCAGCACTGCCATTGAGAAAACCACGCTTAAAAACATAGGACTGCAAAAAAGTCCAAGCAGGATAAAAGAGACACATTAAAAGGGGATGCTTCTTACCCTTTGCAACTTTCTCCTCCACCATTCCCGAAGAGTAGGCATTTATCCTTGCCTCCTTAGCATGAATATTCACCTCGCCATAGTGATAAAATGGATGGCGCATCTGCCCCACCGTGCCATGAACCTCAGGATCTGCATGCACGGCATCATCACTTAGGGCACCGGCAAGTCTGCGAAAAAGCCTTAACTGGTAGTTAAAACCGGAATATGGACTGCTCATTACCCAAAAAAGTTGCTCCTGACGAGGCAATTTATAACCATCATGGCCTGACTCAGTGGTGAGCATCCCCTGAATTTCTTTTGCCAATGCCGGAGTAACCTCCTCATCTGCATCGAGGAGCAATGCCCATTCACAGCTTATTTTTTCCAGGGCAGATTGCTTCTGTGGACCATATCCTAAAAATTCATGCTGAAATATTTTTGCCCCATAGGACTCCGCTATCGACACGGTGCTATCGGTACTGTACGAATCAAGAACAACAATTTCATCAGCCCACTGCACACTCTTCAGACAATTTGCCAACGTTTTTTCATTATTAAAAGTTGTTACAAAAGCAGATATTGTTTTCATTTTTTTGTTAAAAAATTTTGAAGGGAAACGATTAGATGAAGCCTTCCTCTATTGACTCCAACGGGAAAACAGATGAACAGTCAGGCAGATAAACTCCAGCAAAGAGGCTCTCCCTTTTAAGAGTTCAAATCTACCTAAAAAATATTTTTAACACAACTTCTTTAACCCCCAAAAAAAGAGAATAAGGGCAAGCTCATCCCAGATTTTTAAGGGGTAAAAATGTACCGCCAAGACTGCAAACATGTTATATTTAGCTATTTATAATCAAACTCAGAAAAAGTCTCTGATCCTAGCATGGAAATATGTTTAACCATAAGATACTCAACTCCGTGCCTTTCGCATAACAACAGATAAAACATGAAAATACTTATAACAGGCGGTGCGGGCTTTATTGGGTCGGCAGTTATACGCCATATTATTCAAAACACCAATGACAGTGTTATAAATCTTTGACAACTCACCTATGCCGGCAACCTAGAATCTCTCAGCGAGATAGAGAAAAGCCCTCGCTACTCCTTTGCCCAGGTTGACATATGAGAAGCCACCTCGCTGAACGATCTCTTTACAAAAACACAGCCTGATGCGGTGATGCACCTTGCCGCCGAGAGTCATGTGGACAGATCCATTGATGGACCAAAAGATTTTATTGAAACCAATATTGTCGGGACCTGCAACCTCTTAGAGGCGACACGACAGCATTGGCTGACACTGGCAATAGCCGATCGGAATAAATTTCGTTTTCACCATATCTCCACCGATGAAGTTTATGGGGACCTGAAAAAAGATGATCCCGCCTTCTGTGAAGATAACTCCTATGCGCCCAGCAGCCCCTATTCGGCCTCCAAGGCCTCAAGTGATCATCTGGTCCGTGCCTGGCATCGCACCTACGGGCTCCCAGTTGTAATCAGTAACTGTTCAAACAACTACGGACCATTTCAGTTCCCTGAAAAGCTCATCCCTCTGGTTATACTCAATGCCCTGGAGGGAAAGAAAATTCCTGTCTATGGCACCGGAGAACAGATTCGTGACTGGCTCTATGTGGAGGATCACGCTCGGGCTCTCTATGCCGTCCTCAGCAGGGGAAAAGTAGGGGATACCTACAATATTGGTGGTCATAATGAAAAAACTAATATTGAGGTCATAGAGACCATCTGTCAACTTTTACAGGA from the Desulfotalea psychrophila LSv54 genome contains:
- a CDS encoding class I SAM-dependent methyltransferase, with protein sequence MLHNITLSLVPEIITDNILIKAKEIAQFLNIPLSDRREEYPQALIWDRDGLSLCSISAKDGSHAKLLYIDFMGGKNGYRHANDCTTRQPIAKAVGIKPGFRPTVFDATAGMGGDGFVLACLGCRVTLCERSPIMYTLLQDGIERARQDSVMNKIMANLDLIHNNSKQFLENHGTNYHTIYMDPMYPHKKKSALNKKEMRVIRDLVGDDNDSDNLLETALTVAGNRVVVKRPKGAPYIEERKPHHEITMKNSRFDVYLTSYL
- a CDS encoding 23S rRNA (pseudouridine(1915)-N(3))-methyltransferase RlmH; translated protein: MKHEILLLGKIKDSFIAEGVEEYLKRLQHYTKVELRYLKGKGKKGALLSTEQEGELLLANVPANAFVVALDVQGKNLSSEGLAEQVINWENTGTRSVCYLIGGPLGLSPSLLARADLRLSFSKMTFTHDMVRLLLVEQLYRAYTIKAGEKYHK
- a CDS encoding YkgJ family cysteine cluster protein, yielding MREEIFACARCGFCCQGESTVSLDKDDQERMQSALGISRSEMFERFLRVTAGEVQMKTVDGHCIFFSSEGCEVHEGRPWRCRQWPLHPAILVDEANFITIAESCPGLNKEYSYADFSGLLRQYLASVSN
- a CDS encoding YqgE/AlgH family protein; the protein is MRNTIKSTNSLAGYFLVSTLQMPDSRFAGQVVYVCSHNSNGALGLVINKPDCNLSFAQVLREMGMEVSRAELPSVYIGGPVSLDAAFVLYRSHPYEGNHIDITDNISLSREKELLELVVGENSSRNYLFLVGYVGWESGQLELELRDNSWLVVPGDEQVIFDLPDGEKWKAAAAYYGIDITTFNENLGYA
- a CDS encoding glycosyltransferase family 2 protein → MKTISAFVTTFNNEKTLANCLKSVQWADEIVVLDSYSTDSTVSIAESYGAKIFQHEFLGYGPQKQSALEKISCEWALLLDADEEVTPALAKEIQGMLTTESGHDGYKLPRQEQLFWVMSSPYSGFNYQLRLFRRLAGALSDDAVHADPEVHGTVGQMRHPFYHYGEVNIHAKEARINAYSSGMVEEKVAKGKKHPLLMCLFYPAWTFLQSYVFKRGFLNGSAGFIGSVIMAHYAFLKYAKLHEYYQVEKYGTSLLPADAPDNLAPPKVPK